The following are encoded together in the Aciduricibacillus chroicocephali genome:
- a CDS encoding PhoH family protein codes for MPDKLHAIDLQLASPTEALELFGTNDKYLKQMEQKLNVSIVTRGGQVQASGNDEDIQLVAETLAALLSVIRRGLTISERDVVYAVDLAQAGNISQLETLFEDELLKNIKGKPIRVKTLGQKTYISAIKEKDMVFGIGPAGTGKTYLAVVMAVHAMKNGLVKKIILTRPAVEAGESLGFLPGDLKEKVDPYLRPLYDGLHDVLGVEQTMRLIERETIEIAPLAYMRGRTLDDAFVILDEAQNTTPEQMKMFLTRLGFGSKMVVTGDITQVDLPKGVKSGLQVAEDMLGKVKGISFIHMNATDVVRHPLVQRIIEAYDKQGK; via the coding sequence ATGCCGGATAAACTACATGCAATCGACTTGCAATTGGCAAGTCCGACAGAGGCTTTGGAGCTGTTCGGAACAAATGACAAATATCTTAAACAGATGGAACAAAAGCTAAATGTATCTATCGTGACAAGAGGAGGCCAAGTGCAAGCCTCTGGTAATGATGAGGATATCCAACTCGTAGCGGAAACCTTAGCGGCCCTGCTTTCGGTCATTCGCCGCGGCTTGACGATTTCTGAAAGAGATGTTGTCTATGCTGTAGATCTTGCTCAGGCCGGCAATATCAGCCAGCTGGAAACATTGTTTGAAGATGAACTTCTGAAGAATATAAAAGGAAAGCCAATCCGTGTAAAAACACTTGGACAAAAAACATATATTTCTGCAATTAAAGAAAAGGATATGGTATTCGGCATTGGTCCGGCAGGTACAGGGAAAACCTATCTTGCAGTTGTCATGGCAGTACATGCGATGAAAAATGGTCTGGTTAAGAAAATAATACTAACAAGACCAGCAGTTGAAGCTGGTGAGAGCCTTGGATTCTTGCCTGGTGACCTTAAGGAGAAGGTAGATCCTTACTTGCGTCCTCTATATGATGGTCTTCATGATGTCCTTGGGGTGGAACAGACAATGCGCTTGATTGAAAGGGAGACAATTGAAATTGCTCCGCTTGCTTATATGCGCGGTCGTACTCTGGATGATGCGTTTGTTATTCTCGATGAAGCCCAGAATACGACACCAGAACAGATGAAAATGTTCCTGACACGTCTCGGTTTCGGCTCGAAAATGGTTGTTACAGGGGATATTACCCAGGTTGATTTGCCAAAAGGTGTCAAGTCTGGTTTGCAAGTTGCGGAAGACATGCTTGGAAAAGTGAAGGGTATTTCCTTCATCCATATGAATGCGACGGACGTAGTGCGCCATCCGCTCGTACAGCGCATTATTGAGGCCTATGACAAGCAGGGGAAATAG
- the yqfD gene encoding sporulation protein YqfD translates to MAKHQGTFMTGYVTIVVTGKLPERFFQACAKAGIPAWDIRKTGTDTCRGRIEKVHIPAIRELRRGYNFKIRFVEKKGLPFLWRGFLRKKEWFAAAVLSLLLIIFLSNILWRVEVSGVPHELEVKIEKQLKKYGIHSGAWLFTLDEPSTIQHKLLQDVPQLLWIGVKKSGTSLELRGVEKTIVAKEETKEPRHLIASKNGVIKKMYVSKGRPMKQVDDYVEKGDLLVSGELGENLEESSDEEDEEKTKKKGTIVAADGDIRARTWYETKVTVPLNATYETLTGNSKKKYYMRFGDFHLPVWGFGSTDYKHTQHDYEENKIRFIKWDMPMQFVTDTLSEKELISRKRTHKEAIAVALEQAKQELQLQLGPEASIVAGKVLHQTIENGKVKLSLYLTAEENIALAEPIKK, encoded by the coding sequence ATGGCAAAGCATCAAGGAACATTCATGACCGGATACGTGACAATTGTCGTTACAGGAAAATTGCCTGAACGTTTTTTTCAAGCTTGTGCCAAGGCAGGCATCCCGGCATGGGATATTAGAAAAACGGGAACAGATACATGCCGGGGTCGCATTGAAAAAGTTCACATCCCGGCAATTCGAGAACTGCGCAGGGGTTATAATTTCAAAATCCGTTTTGTAGAAAAGAAGGGGCTTCCTTTTCTCTGGCGCGGTTTTTTGCGTAAAAAAGAATGGTTTGCAGCAGCAGTTCTAAGTCTGTTGCTTATTATCTTTCTTTCTAATATTTTGTGGCGGGTTGAAGTTAGTGGTGTACCGCATGAGTTGGAAGTAAAAATCGAAAAACAACTAAAGAAATATGGCATTCATTCAGGCGCATGGCTCTTCACCCTCGATGAGCCGAGTACAATACAGCACAAGCTGCTGCAGGACGTTCCCCAGCTACTTTGGATTGGTGTTAAGAAAAGTGGCACATCCTTAGAATTACGTGGTGTTGAGAAAACGATTGTTGCGAAAGAAGAAACGAAGGAACCAAGGCATCTCATCGCATCTAAAAATGGCGTCATCAAAAAAATGTATGTATCAAAAGGCAGGCCGATGAAGCAAGTTGATGACTATGTTGAAAAAGGTGACTTGCTCGTTTCTGGGGAACTCGGAGAAAATCTTGAAGAGTCATCAGATGAAGAGGATGAAGAAAAAACGAAGAAAAAGGGTACAATTGTAGCAGCGGATGGTGATATTAGAGCGCGAACATGGTATGAAACAAAAGTGACCGTACCGCTAAATGCAACATATGAGACACTGACAGGAAACAGCAAAAAGAAATACTATATGCGTTTTGGCGATTTCCATTTGCCGGTCTGGGGTTTTGGCAGTACGGATTACAAGCATACCCAGCATGATTATGAGGAGAATAAAATCCGTTTTATCAAATGGGACATGCCAATGCAATTTGTGACGGATACACTCAGCGAAAAAGAATTGATTAGCAGAAAACGCACTCATAAGGAAGCGATAGCTGTTGCATTGGAACAGGCTAAGCAGGAGCTACAGTTGCAGCTTGGTCCGGAGGCGAGCATTGTCGCAGGAAAAGTTTTGCATCAAACAATTGAGAATGGTAAAGTTAAACTGTCTTTATATCTTACTGCTGAAGAAAATATTGCATTAGCCGAGCCGATTAAGAAATGA
- the ybeY gene encoding rRNA maturation RNase YbeY yields the protein MEIDFNDEQGRIETSHKKLIEELLQFAAQDENIPEDAELSVTFVDNEEIREINRDYRGKDMPTDVISFALEETGEEELQITGVDMPRILGDIIISVDRTSEQASEYGHSFERELGFLAVHGFLHLLGYDHMNESDEKKMFGRQEEILGRFGLER from the coding sequence ATGGAAATAGATTTCAACGATGAACAAGGAAGAATTGAAACTTCCCACAAGAAGCTGATTGAGGAACTGCTGCAATTTGCTGCTCAAGATGAAAATATCCCAGAAGATGCTGAACTGTCCGTTACATTTGTCGATAATGAGGAAATCAGGGAAATCAATCGAGATTATCGTGGCAAGGATATGCCTACTGATGTCATTTCTTTCGCTCTTGAAGAGACCGGAGAAGAAGAATTGCAGATTACAGGCGTGGATATGCCAAGAATTCTTGGAGATATTATCATTTCAGTCGACAGAACTTCGGAACAAGCTTCCGAATATGGACACTCTTTCGAAAGGGAGCTTGGCTTTCTCGCAGTCCATGGCTTCCTGCATCTCTTGGGATACGATCATATGAATGAATCGGACGAAAAGAAAATGTTCGGCCGACAGGAAGAAATACTTGGAAGGTTCGGTCTTGAACGATAA
- a CDS encoding NfeD family protein, translated as MQRKIVFSILGLLLFSMAFFVSSPKAEAQKNHEGQGKLVYVIPVEKEVQRGLEAFLKRTTKEAEEEGADQIIFEIDTPGGRVDSASQIAKLLQNLDIPTAAFVTNQALSAGSYIALNTDQIYMTPHATMGASGVINQDGTAADKKAQSAWIAAMRSAAESKNRDPLYAEAMANQNIDLPDLGAPKGEFLTLDPKTAVKVGYAEGIFKHRTGVLDDLGLAKAEVVETKTSFAEELAGFLTNPVVVPILLSVASLGFIVELYSPGFGIPGTMALVSLILFFYGHIIAGLAGMEAVVLLALGIVLIVLEFFVPGGIIGALGVASIVGSLLMSGYSLNNMILSICIAFVVAIVAAIVLFKYVGAERGLFRHIILKDRTTTDLGYVSNTDRSSLLGAEGYAMTPLRPSGTAVIVDERVDVVTEGGFIDSNSKVRVVKVEGVRVVVREIKDNKEENE; from the coding sequence TATGTGATTCCGGTGGAGAAAGAGGTTCAGCGGGGACTTGAAGCGTTTTTGAAACGGACAACAAAAGAAGCCGAGGAAGAAGGCGCTGATCAAATTATTTTTGAGATTGATACGCCTGGAGGCAGAGTCGATTCTGCCAGCCAAATTGCTAAACTTCTGCAAAACCTCGATATTCCGACGGCCGCTTTCGTCACAAATCAGGCGCTTTCCGCAGGATCCTATATTGCACTCAATACAGATCAGATCTATATGACTCCGCACGCGACAATGGGAGCAAGCGGTGTCATTAATCAGGATGGCACAGCTGCCGACAAGAAAGCCCAGTCTGCTTGGATTGCAGCAATGCGCAGTGCTGCAGAGTCAAAGAACAGAGATCCGCTTTATGCTGAAGCAATGGCGAATCAAAATATCGATTTGCCGGATCTTGGTGCGCCGAAGGGAGAATTTCTGACACTTGACCCGAAGACAGCTGTAAAAGTAGGTTATGCAGAAGGAATCTTTAAACATCGGACGGGTGTATTGGACGATCTTGGCTTAGCGAAAGCAGAAGTTGTTGAGACGAAAACGAGTTTTGCTGAAGAGCTTGCCGGATTCCTGACAAATCCGGTCGTTGTACCGATTCTTCTCTCTGTAGCAAGTCTCGGTTTTATTGTGGAATTGTATTCTCCGGGGTTTGGTATTCCAGGAACAATGGCGCTCGTTTCTCTCATTCTATTCTTCTATGGACATATCATTGCAGGGCTTGCTGGAATGGAAGCGGTCGTCTTATTGGCACTTGGCATTGTACTCATCGTACTCGAGTTCTTCGTGCCAGGGGGTATTATTGGAGCCCTTGGGGTTGCATCGATTGTCGGATCACTGCTTATGTCTGGCTATAGTTTGAACAATATGATTTTGAGCATATGCATCGCTTTTGTTGTCGCGATTGTGGCAGCCATCGTTCTGTTCAAATATGTAGGAGCTGAGCGAGGCCTGTTCAGGCATATCATCTTGAAGGACAGGACGACGACAGATCTGGGCTATGTATCGAACACAGATCGCAGCAGTCTGCTTGGTGCTGAAGGATACGCAATGACCCCACTCCGACCATCAGGAACCGCAGTAATTGTCGATGAGCGTGTTGATGTCGTAACTGAAGGTGGTTTCATTGACAGTAATTCAAAAGTAAGAGTTGTCAAAGTTGAAGGTGTCCGTGTCGTAGTTAGAGAGATAAAAGATAATAAGGAGGAAAATGAATGA
- the era gene encoding GTPase Era, whose protein sequence is MDNHQENNYKSGFISIVGRPNVGKSTFMNRVIGQKIAIMSDKPQTTRNKIQGVLTQEDAQLIFIDTPGIHKPKHRLGDFMVKVAENTLNEVDAVLFMVNADEGYGGGDQYILDRLEKVKRPVFLIINKIDLIHPDEIFELIEKYKDKHDFAEIFPISALQGNNVDTLLGKLKDYMPEGPQYYPADQVTDHPERFIMGELIREKVLQLTREEIPHSIAVVIENIEKRENNTLYIQATIITERPTQKAILIGKQGSMLKQIGKKAREDIEALLGTKVFLELWIKVQKDWRNKESQLREYGFRRDEY, encoded by the coding sequence ATGGACAATCATCAGGAAAACAACTACAAATCAGGCTTCATATCTATTGTCGGCAGACCGAATGTAGGGAAATCGACATTCATGAACAGAGTCATCGGACAGAAGATCGCCATCATGAGCGATAAGCCGCAGACGACACGTAATAAAATCCAGGGTGTGCTGACACAAGAAGATGCACAGCTTATATTCATAGACACACCGGGCATCCATAAGCCAAAACACAGACTTGGGGACTTCATGGTGAAGGTTGCAGAAAACACACTTAACGAAGTGGATGCTGTACTCTTCATGGTCAATGCAGACGAAGGGTATGGTGGCGGAGATCAGTATATTCTAGATCGCCTGGAAAAAGTAAAACGTCCTGTTTTCCTAATCATCAACAAAATCGATCTGATTCATCCAGATGAGATTTTTGAACTGATTGAGAAGTATAAAGACAAGCATGACTTTGCGGAAATCTTCCCAATTTCAGCTTTACAGGGCAATAATGTTGATACTCTTCTTGGTAAGCTAAAGGATTACATGCCAGAAGGTCCTCAATATTATCCAGCTGACCAGGTGACAGACCATCCGGAACGCTTTATTATGGGCGAGCTCATTCGTGAAAAAGTTCTGCAGCTCACGAGAGAAGAAATTCCTCATTCTATCGCAGTTGTGATTGAAAACATCGAAAAACGGGAAAACAATACACTATACATCCAGGCAACTATCATTACAGAAAGGCCGACTCAGAAAGCGATCCTAATTGGAAAACAAGGATCAATGCTTAAACAAATCGGCAAAAAAGCTAGAGAAGACATAGAAGCGCTGCTCGGTACGAAAGTCTTTCTCGAGTTGTGGATCAAGGTTCAAAAAGATTGGCGTAACAAGGAAAGCCAACTGAGAGAATACGGTTTCCGCAGAGACGAATATTAA
- the yqfC gene encoding sporulation protein YqfC: MKKMHQRMRAWMSKYLALPSDVLLELPRVTMIGQIHAYIENHQGLSVYSDTELRLKANKGYILIKGSSFVLRTMLPEEILLEGNIDEVKFIPD; the protein is encoded by the coding sequence TTGAAAAAAATGCATCAGCGCATGCGTGCCTGGATGAGCAAATATTTGGCATTGCCTTCTGATGTCCTTTTGGAGCTGCCACGGGTGACGATGATTGGTCAGATCCATGCATACATTGAAAACCATCAGGGGCTCTCTGTCTACTCCGATACAGAGCTCCGGCTGAAGGCAAATAAAGGCTATATTCTTATTAAAGGTTCTTCCTTTGTGCTAAGAACGATGCTGCCTGAAGAAATCCTGCTTGAAGGAAATATTGATGAAGTGAAATTCATACCTGATTAG
- the floA gene encoding flotillin-like protein FloA (flotillin-like protein involved in membrane lipid rafts) has translation MTFEGLLPLIIIAVIIIAVIVLFTFVPVALWISALAAGVRVGLFTLVGMRLRRVVPSRVINPLVKAYKAGLDVTTNQLESHYLAGGNVDRVVNALIAAHRANIELSFERAAAIDLAGRDVLEAVQMSVNPKVIETPFIAGIAMDGIEVKALARITVRANIDRLVGGAGEETVIARVGEGVVSTIGSSQTHKVILENPDAISHTVLAKGLDAGTAFEILSIDIADVDIGKNIGAILQTDQAEADKNIAQAKAEERRAAAVAQEQEMVARVQEMRADVVKAEAEVPRALAEALRSGKMGVMDYMNYQNINADTNMRSAIGKNDDSHHDEEK, from the coding sequence ATGACATTTGAAGGTTTGCTGCCACTTATCATCATTGCAGTAATCATTATTGCTGTTATTGTTTTGTTTACGTTTGTTCCGGTCGCACTCTGGATCAGCGCTCTTGCAGCTGGTGTCCGTGTTGGTCTGTTCACACTTGTTGGGATGCGCCTTAGAAGGGTAGTCCCGTCCCGTGTTATTAATCCGCTTGTCAAAGCGTATAAAGCAGGTTTGGATGTAACGACAAACCAGCTGGAGAGTCATTATCTTGCAGGTGGTAATGTTGACAGAGTTGTCAATGCATTGATCGCGGCTCATCGCGCTAATATTGAACTATCATTTGAACGTGCGGCTGCAATAGATCTTGCTGGCCGTGATGTGTTGGAAGCAGTTCAGATGAGTGTTAACCCGAAAGTAATTGAGACACCATTTATTGCTGGTATCGCTATGGACGGGATTGAAGTAAAGGCACTTGCAAGAATTACTGTGCGCGCGAATATCGACCGCCTTGTCGGTGGTGCTGGTGAAGAAACAGTTATCGCTCGTGTCGGTGAAGGTGTAGTTAGTACAATTGGTAGTTCTCAAACTCATAAAGTAATCTTGGAAAATCCAGATGCAATCTCTCATACAGTGCTTGCGAAAGGACTTGACGCTGGTACTGCGTTTGAAATCCTATCGATTGATATTGCTGACGTTGATATCGGCAAGAATATCGGTGCGATCCTTCAGACGGATCAGGCAGAAGCAGACAAGAACATCGCTCAAGCGAAAGCTGAAGAGCGTCGTGCAGCCGCTGTTGCACAGGAGCAGGAAATGGTTGCCCGCGTACAGGAAATGCGCGCTGATGTAGTAAAAGCTGAGGCTGAAGTTCCTCGTGCTCTTGCTGAGGCGTTGCGATCAGGGAAGATGGGTGTCATGGATTACATGAACTACCAGAACATCAATGCTGATACGAATATGCGCAGTGCAATCGGAAAAAATGATGACTCTCATCATGATGAAGAAAAGTAA
- a CDS encoding diacylglycerol kinase family protein: protein MNDKKHGIGLFHAIKGIGSAFLSERNFRIHSIAAVFAIGAGFLLRINRLEWMILVVVIGLVLQAELLNTAAEKLIDYIKPEFHPVAGLVKDVAAGAVLIAALAAFAIGLLLFVPKLYDIFF, encoded by the coding sequence TTGAACGATAAGAAGCATGGTATTGGGCTGTTTCACGCAATAAAAGGAATTGGCTCCGCTTTTTTGAGTGAGCGCAATTTCAGGATTCATTCAATAGCTGCTGTGTTTGCAATCGGAGCGGGATTTCTGCTCCGAATTAACCGGCTAGAATGGATGATTCTTGTTGTCGTGATAGGCCTTGTCCTTCAAGCAGAACTGCTCAACACGGCAGCAGAAAAATTAATCGACTACATAAAGCCGGAATTCCATCCGGTGGCAGGGCTTGTGAAAGACGTTGCGGCCGGTGCTGTACTGATTGCTGCGCTCGCTGCATTTGCAATCGGTCTGCTCTTGTTTGTTCCGAAATTATACGATATCTTTTTCTAA
- the recO gene encoding DNA repair protein RecO, translated as MLEKIEGFVIRTQDYGETNKIVTIFSGKIGKFAVVAKGAKKPKSRMAALTQPFIYAQFLIYPSNKLGSLQQGDVLDSFRKIREDIIKTAYAAYLSELTDKLIENHEPDIYVYDQFQRTMHWIAEKETADIPVMIYELKLFQKAGFAPILNHCTLCGRTEGLTAFSVAEGGMLCRSCFSSSEDAIVLPGQLPRLFRLFAEIGIERIGNISMKPENVRLLRQLIDAYYDKYGGYFLKSRKFLNQLDLFK; from the coding sequence ATGCTTGAAAAAATTGAAGGCTTCGTCATCCGCACACAGGATTACGGAGAAACAAATAAAATTGTCACCATATTCAGCGGCAAGATTGGTAAATTCGCTGTTGTCGCAAAAGGTGCAAAAAAACCGAAAAGTAGAATGGCTGCTCTTACGCAGCCATTCATTTATGCACAATTTCTTATATATCCTTCCAATAAGCTTGGCAGTTTGCAGCAAGGAGACGTCCTTGACTCTTTTCGTAAAATTCGTGAAGACATTATAAAAACGGCATATGCTGCCTATTTGTCTGAACTTACGGATAAGCTTATTGAGAACCATGAGCCTGACATTTATGTATATGATCAGTTTCAGCGAACCATGCATTGGATTGCTGAAAAAGAAACAGCCGACATACCAGTCATGATCTATGAGTTGAAGCTGTTCCAAAAAGCAGGCTTCGCACCTATCCTTAACCACTGTACTCTTTGTGGCAGAACTGAAGGGTTGACTGCTTTTTCTGTTGCGGAAGGCGGAATGCTATGCCGCAGTTGCTTTTCTTCAAGTGAGGATGCCATCGTACTTCCAGGTCAGCTGCCGCGCTTGTTCAGACTCTTTGCTGAAATAGGCATAGAACGGATCGGTAATATTTCGATGAAGCCTGAGAACGTCCGGTTGTTAAGACAGCTCATTGATGCGTATTACGATAAATATGGCGGTTATTTTCTTAAATCAAGAAAGTTTTTGAACCAGCTAGATCTGTTCAAGTAG
- a CDS encoding YqzL family protein, producing the protein MLDLTWKLFSETGSIETYLLMKELEGENVEEGDTDVSFDSFQGPQM; encoded by the coding sequence GTGTTGGATTTAACATGGAAGCTATTCAGTGAAACAGGAAGTATCGAAACATATTTGCTTATGAAAGAATTGGAAGGTGAAAATGTGGAAGAAGGGGACACGGATGTATCATTCGACTCTTTCCAAGGTCCGCAAATGTAA